The following are encoded in a window of Streptomyces sp. Go-475 genomic DNA:
- the leuS gene encoding leucine--tRNA ligase, producing the protein MSETNPAATSEVAAPHRYTAALAAEIEARWQDFWDADGTYAAPNPKGDLAGDQEIVARPKKFIMDMFPYPSGAGLHVGHPLGYIATDVFARFQRMTGHNVLHTLGFDAFGLPAEQYAVQTGTHPRVSTEANMENMKSQLRRLGLGHDKRRSFATIDPEYYKWTQWIFLQIFNSWYDHDARRARPIAELVAEFESGERPVPGHTRAWSELSAAEKADVLGEFRLAYASDAPVNWCPGLGTVLANEEVTADGRSERGNFPVFKAKLRQWNMRITAYADRLLEDLEELDWPEAIKLQQRNWIGRSEGARVDFPIDGERITVFTTRPDTLFGATYMVLAPEHPLVEKFTPAAWPEGTHDVWTGGHATPGEAVAAYRAQAASKSDVERQAEAKDKTGVFIGAYATNPVNGEQVPVFIADYVLMGYGTGAIMAVPAGDQRDFEFARAFELPITCIVEPTDGRGTDTSTWENAFSSYDAKIINSSNDEVSLDGLDVVEAKARITEWLESKGVGEGTVNFRLRDWLFSRQRYWGEPFPIVYDEDGIAHALPESMLPLELPEVEDYSPRTFDPDDADTQPETPLSRNEDWVNVTLDLGDGPKKYRRETNTMPNWAGSCWYELRYLDPHNDARLVDPEVERYWMGPREGQPHGGVDLYVGGAEHAVLHLLYARFWSKVLYDLGHVSSAEPFHKLFNQGMIQAYVYRDSRGIAVPAAEVEERDGAYWYQGEKVSRLLGKMGKSLKNAVTPDEICAEYGADTLRLYEMAMGPLDVSRPWDTRAVVGQFRLLQRLWRNIVDEATGEVTVVDAEPDEDTLRALHKAIDGVRGDLEGMRFNTAIAKVTELNNHLTKASGAVPRSVAEPLVLMVAPLAPHIAEELWRKLGHTDSVVHQDFPVADPQYVVDETVTCVVQIKGKVKARLEVPPSISEDELEKVALADEKVVAALGGAGIRKVIVRAPKLVNIVPA; encoded by the coding sequence ATGAGCGAGACGAACCCCGCCGCCACCTCCGAGGTGGCGGCGCCGCACCGCTACACGGCCGCTCTGGCCGCCGAGATCGAGGCACGCTGGCAGGACTTCTGGGACGCCGACGGCACCTACGCCGCGCCCAACCCCAAGGGCGACCTGGCGGGCGACCAGGAGATCGTCGCCCGGCCCAAGAAGTTCATCATGGACATGTTCCCGTACCCCTCGGGTGCGGGCCTGCACGTCGGCCACCCCCTGGGCTACATCGCCACGGACGTCTTCGCCCGCTTCCAGCGGATGACCGGCCACAACGTCCTGCACACCCTGGGCTTCGACGCCTTCGGCCTGCCCGCCGAGCAGTACGCGGTGCAGACCGGCACGCACCCGCGCGTGTCCACCGAAGCCAACATGGAGAACATGAAGTCCCAGCTGCGCCGGCTGGGCCTGGGCCACGACAAGCGCCGGTCGTTCGCCACGATCGACCCGGAGTACTACAAGTGGACCCAGTGGATCTTCCTGCAGATCTTCAACTCCTGGTACGACCACGACGCCCGCCGGGCCCGGCCGATCGCCGAGCTGGTCGCCGAGTTCGAGTCCGGTGAGCGGCCCGTTCCGGGGCACACGCGCGCGTGGAGCGAGCTGAGCGCCGCCGAGAAGGCCGACGTCCTGGGCGAGTTCCGGCTGGCCTACGCCTCCGACGCGCCGGTCAACTGGTGCCCCGGGCTGGGCACCGTCCTGGCCAACGAGGAGGTCACCGCCGACGGCCGCTCCGAGCGCGGCAACTTCCCGGTCTTCAAGGCCAAGCTGCGCCAGTGGAACATGCGCATCACGGCCTACGCCGACCGGCTGCTGGAGGACCTGGAGGAGCTGGACTGGCCCGAGGCCATCAAGCTGCAGCAGCGCAACTGGATCGGCCGCTCCGAGGGCGCCCGGGTCGACTTCCCGATCGACGGCGAGCGCATCACCGTCTTCACCACCCGCCCGGACACCCTGTTCGGCGCCACCTACATGGTGCTGGCGCCCGAGCACCCGCTGGTCGAGAAGTTCACCCCGGCCGCCTGGCCCGAGGGCACGCACGACGTCTGGACCGGCGGTCACGCGACCCCGGGCGAGGCCGTCGCCGCCTACCGCGCGCAGGCCGCCTCCAAGTCCGACGTGGAGCGCCAGGCCGAGGCCAAGGACAAGACCGGCGTCTTCATCGGCGCGTACGCCACCAACCCGGTCAACGGCGAGCAGGTCCCGGTCTTCATCGCCGACTACGTCCTGATGGGCTACGGCACCGGCGCGATCATGGCCGTCCCGGCCGGCGACCAGCGCGACTTCGAGTTCGCCCGCGCCTTCGAGCTGCCGATCACCTGCATCGTCGAGCCGACCGACGGCCGCGGCACGGACACCTCCACCTGGGAGAACGCCTTCTCGTCGTACGACGCGAAGATCATCAACTCGTCGAACGACGAGGTCAGCCTGGACGGCCTGGACGTCGTCGAGGCCAAGGCGCGCATCACCGAATGGCTGGAAAGCAAGGGCGTCGGCGAGGGCACCGTCAACTTCCGGCTGCGCGACTGGCTGTTCAGCCGCCAGCGCTACTGGGGCGAGCCCTTCCCGATCGTCTACGACGAGGACGGCATCGCCCACGCGCTGCCCGAGTCGATGCTGCCGCTGGAGCTGCCCGAGGTCGAGGACTACTCGCCGCGCACCTTCGACCCGGACGACGCCGACACCCAGCCCGAGACGCCGCTGTCGCGCAACGAGGACTGGGTCAACGTCACGCTGGACCTGGGCGACGGCCCGAAGAAGTACCGGCGTGAGACCAACACCATGCCCAACTGGGCCGGTTCCTGCTGGTACGAGCTGCGCTACCTGGACCCGCACAACGATGCCCGGCTGGTCGACCCCGAGGTCGAGCGCTACTGGATGGGCCCGCGCGAGGGCCAGCCGCACGGCGGTGTCGACCTGTACGTCGGCGGCGCCGAGCACGCCGTGCTGCACCTGCTGTACGCCCGCTTCTGGTCCAAGGTCCTGTACGACCTGGGGCACGTCTCCTCGGCCGAGCCGTTCCACAAGCTGTTCAACCAGGGCATGATCCAGGCCTACGTCTACCGCGACAGCCGCGGCATCGCGGTGCCCGCCGCCGAGGTGGAGGAGCGCGACGGCGCCTACTGGTACCAGGGCGAGAAGGTCTCCCGGCTGCTGGGCAAGATGGGCAAGTCCCTGAAGAACGCCGTCACGCCGGACGAGATCTGCGCCGAGTACGGGGCCGACACGCTGCGCCTGTACGAGATGGCCATGGGGCCGCTGGACGTCTCCCGGCCGTGGGACACGCGCGCGGTGGTCGGCCAGTTCCGGCTGCTGCAGCGGCTGTGGCGCAACATCGTCGACGAGGCGACCGGCGAGGTGACCGTCGTCGACGCCGAGCCGGACGAGGACACGCTGCGCGCCCTGCACAAGGCGATCGACGGGGTGCGCGGGGACCTGGAGGGCATGCGGTTCAACACCGCCATCGCCAAGGTCACCGAGCTGAACAACCACCTGACCAAGGCGAGCGGGGCCGTGCCGCGCTCCGTCGCCGAGCCGCTGGTGCTGATGGTCGCGCCGCTGGCCCCGCACATCGCCGAGGAGCTGTGGCGCAAGCTGGGGCACACCGACTCGGTCGTCCACCAGGACTTCCCGGTCGCCGACCCGCAGTACG
- a CDS encoding ferric reductase-like transmembrane domain-containing protein, with protein MNPNDSTADDSFAEFLNFGAGVLSLVCLTSSVIWGLVAQDRILLDARRRILAQAVHRTTAVASIAFLLVHIGVKLALSHTSWIAAVIPFGLLFTDEELVAGRSFLIGLGTLAGMLMIFVGVTGVLRNRFASPAPVAARWRAMHMLAYPAWCAALVHGLYAGRAAKPIFVILYCLSLVGVAAALALRAAPRPVKRKVADKVAALIGPGDGQGRRDLEESRARASAGFALPGYEGREGRAGAAATASGPLYETAERASPQESTSGFAAAYRAVSGPPREQAYAPGPTTSMELPLDLQPTQTIPTVDGPSSTSGNWPIPSPPPVGEAPPSAYDPLQDTGFNIPPYDPLQDTGQSIPAYGNPGASGYGSSDVYDTGETNAVQDTYYPNDTYNSGPATETLPGASYDFDAPGSGEPWNTPSGGFK; from the coding sequence GTGAACCCCAACGACTCCACGGCAGACGACTCCTTCGCCGAGTTCCTCAACTTCGGCGCGGGCGTGCTGTCCCTCGTGTGCCTGACCAGCTCGGTGATCTGGGGCCTGGTCGCCCAGGACCGGATCCTGCTCGACGCGCGCCGGCGCATCCTGGCGCAGGCCGTGCACCGGACCACGGCCGTCGCCTCGATCGCCTTCCTGCTGGTGCACATCGGGGTGAAGCTGGCACTGTCCCACACCTCGTGGATCGCCGCGGTGATCCCCTTCGGGCTGCTGTTCACCGACGAGGAGCTGGTCGCGGGCAGGTCGTTCCTGATCGGCCTGGGCACCCTGGCGGGCATGCTCATGATCTTCGTGGGCGTCACCGGCGTGCTCCGCAACCGCTTCGCCTCCCCCGCTCCGGTCGCGGCCCGCTGGCGGGCCATGCACATGCTGGCCTACCCGGCCTGGTGCGCCGCCCTCGTGCACGGCCTCTACGCGGGTCGCGCGGCCAAGCCGATCTTCGTGATCCTGTACTGCCTGTCCCTGGTCGGCGTGGCCGCGGCCCTCGCCCTGCGCGCGGCCCCGCGCCCGGTCAAGCGCAAGGTGGCCGACAAGGTCGCCGCGCTCATCGGGCCCGGGGACGGCCAGGGCCGCAGGGACCTGGAGGAGAGCCGGGCGCGCGCGAGCGCCGGCTTCGCGCTGCCCGGCTACGAGGGCCGGGAGGGCCGCGCGGGAGCGGCGGCGACCGCGTCCGGGCCGCTGTACGAGACGGCCGAGCGCGCCTCGCCCCAGGAGTCCACGAGCGGCTTCGCCGCGGCCTACCGGGCCGTCTCGGGCCCGCCGCGGGAACAGGCCTACGCGCCGGGGCCGACCACCAGCATGGAGCTGCCGCTGGACCTGCAGCCCACGCAGACCATCCCGACCGTGGACGGCCCCTCCAGCACCTCCGGGAACTGGCCGATCCCGTCTCCGCCGCCGGTCGGCGAGGCCCCGCCGTCGGCCTACGACCCGCTCCAGGACACGGGCTTCAACATCCCGCCCTACGACCCCCTGCAGGACACCGGACAAAGCATCCCGGCCTATGGCAATCCAGGCGCCTCCGGCTATGGATCGAGTGACGTGTACGACACGGGTGAGACGAACGCCGTCCAGGACACGTACTACCCGAACGACACGTACAACAGCGGTCCCGCCACTGAAACACTGCCCGGTGCGTCCTACGACTTCGACGCACCGGGATCGGGCGAACCTTGGAACACGCCTTCCGGAGGCTTTAAGTGA
- a CDS encoding NADH-quinone oxidoreductase subunit NuoF family protein: MNEALPDVPEVRVVGLPQLTSGFDLVDRLDLPMHLKVHGPLEPMGGEQLAQLAERINLKGRGGAGFPFHKKLRSVAEAAIKRGVRPVVVVNGSEDEPACRKDTVLINRAPHLILDGALLCAEALGARTLVVGVTRESTQRSMEAALAERGLSNGRRSALRARVQRNPVRMVTGAAASLIRSIDGGPAVPPGRKVSASQNGVGGAPTLLSNAETFAQLAIAARIGPERYGNTGLYDEPGTVMLTVSGAVARPMVIEVPTGVPLRYVLQLAGAPPVPQGVLTGGYHGKWIDAATVNEAIVSRNSLDAVGGSLGAGAILPISQDTCPLGESLRVAQWLAEESAGQCGPCYLGLPAAARGLEDILNGGGPAALEALKQVAKNVKRRGACSHPDGSAMFLESTIKAFTDDLAAHVLGNGCGRRVEGVLPLFEGGRAPTGIPGGGESEENGPSRQKIYVDWTLCRGHGLCADILPEVFQLGADGFPTVAQAQVPRYAEAKALRAVRRCPALALRIEEDTRGQGAPSRNLPVLSPGRGRRALGR, from the coding sequence GTGAACGAGGCCCTGCCCGACGTACCCGAAGTCCGCGTGGTCGGTCTTCCCCAGCTCACGTCGGGCTTCGACCTTGTCGATCGGCTCGATCTGCCCATGCACCTGAAGGTGCACGGGCCGCTCGAGCCGATGGGCGGCGAGCAGCTCGCGCAGCTCGCCGAACGCATCAACCTGAAGGGCCGCGGCGGCGCGGGCTTCCCCTTCCACAAGAAGCTGCGCTCGGTCGCCGAAGCGGCGATCAAGCGCGGCGTCCGGCCGGTCGTCGTCGTGAACGGCAGCGAGGACGAACCGGCCTGCCGCAAGGACACGGTGCTGATCAACCGTGCCCCGCACCTCATCCTGGACGGCGCCCTGCTGTGCGCCGAGGCCCTGGGTGCCCGCACGCTCGTGGTGGGGGTCACCCGTGAGTCCACACAGCGCTCCATGGAGGCCGCCCTCGCCGAACGCGGCCTCAGCAACGGCCGGCGTTCGGCGCTCCGCGCGCGCGTGCAGCGCAACCCGGTCCGCATGGTCACCGGCGCCGCCGCGTCGCTGATCCGCTCGATCGACGGCGGCCCCGCGGTCCCGCCCGGCCGCAAGGTCAGCGCCTCGCAGAACGGCGTCGGTGGCGCGCCCACGCTGCTGTCCAACGCCGAGACCTTCGCCCAGCTGGCGATCGCCGCCCGCATCGGCCCGGAGCGCTACGGCAACACGGGCCTGTACGACGAGCCGGGCACGGTCATGCTCACGGTCTCCGGGGCGGTCGCGCGCCCCATGGTGATCGAGGTCCCGACGGGCGTGCCGCTGCGTTACGTCCTGCAGCTGGCCGGCGCGCCGCCGGTGCCGCAGGGCGTGCTCACCGGCGGCTACCACGGCAAGTGGATCGACGCGGCGACGGTCAACGAGGCGATCGTCTCCCGCAACTCCCTGGACGCGGTGGGGGGCTCGCTGGGCGCCGGCGCGATCCTGCCGATCAGTCAGGACACCTGCCCGCTGGGCGAGTCGCTGCGGGTCGCCCAGTGGCTGGCCGAGGAGAGCGCGGGCCAGTGCGGGCCCTGCTACCTCGGCCTGCCGGCCGCCGCGCGCGGCCTGGAGGACATCCTCAACGGCGGCGGACCGGCCGCCCTGGAGGCGCTCAAGCAGGTCGCCAAGAACGTGAAGCGGCGCGGCGCCTGCTCGCACCCGGACGGCTCCGCGATGTTCCTGGAGTCGACCATCAAGGCGTTCACGGACGACCTGGCGGCCCACGTCCTCGGCAACGGCTGCGGACGGCGCGTGGAGGGCGTTCTGCCGCTCTTCGAGGGCGGCAGGGCCCCTACGGGCATCCCGGGCGGCGGCGAGTCCGAGGAGAACGGCCCGAGCCGCCAGAAGATCTACGTCGACTGGACGCTGTGCCGGGGCCACGGCCTGTGCGCGGACATCCTCCCCGAGGTGTTCCAGCTGGGCGCCGACGGCTTCCCGACGGTGGCGCAGGCGCAGGTGCCGCGGTACGCCGAGGCCAAGGCTCTACGCGCGGTGCGCCGCTGCCCGGCACTGGCCCTGCGCATCGAGGAGGACACGCGCGGGCAGGGCGCTCCCTCCCGCAACCTCCCGGTGCTCTCCCCGGGTCGCGGCCGCCGCGCCCTGGGCCGCTGA
- a CDS encoding histidine phosphatase family protein: MSAFSEAGKPGRGRRVILWRHGQTSWNVERRFQGTTDVELTETGVAQARRAARLLASLKPDAIIASDLKRAALTAAELATLTGLDVTHDEALRETYAGVWQGLTHEEIIARHGEEYAAWKRGEPVRRGGGELETEVADRAAPVVLRHAEKLPEGGTLVVASHGGTIRTTIGRLLGLDPHNWESLGGLSNCCWSVLGEGARGWRLLEHNAGTLPEPVLGDDD, encoded by the coding sequence GTGAGCGCTTTCAGTGAGGCCGGCAAGCCGGGCCGGGGCCGCCGCGTCATCCTCTGGCGGCACGGCCAGACCTCGTGGAACGTGGAGCGCCGCTTCCAGGGCACCACGGACGTCGAGCTCACCGAGACCGGCGTCGCCCAGGCCCGCCGCGCCGCCCGGCTGCTGGCCTCCCTGAAGCCGGACGCGATCATCGCCTCCGACCTGAAGCGGGCCGCGCTCACGGCCGCCGAGCTCGCCACGCTCACCGGCCTCGACGTCACCCACGACGAGGCGCTGCGGGAGACGTACGCGGGCGTCTGGCAGGGTCTGACGCACGAGGAGATCATCGCCCGGCACGGCGAGGAGTACGCCGCCTGGAAGCGCGGCGAGCCCGTGCGCCGGGGCGGTGGCGAACTGGAGACGGAGGTCGCCGACCGCGCCGCCCCCGTGGTGCTCAGGCACGCCGAGAAGCTCCCCGAGGGCGGCACGCTCGTCGTGGCGAGCCACGGCGGCACCATCCGCACCACCATCGGCCGCCTCCTGGGTCTCGACCCCCACAACTGGGAGAGCCTCGGCGGACTCTCCAACTGCTGCTGGTCCGTCCTCGGCGAAGGCGCCCGCGGCTGGCGGCTGCTGGAGCACAACGCCGGCACGCTGCCGGAACCGGTGCTCGGGGACGACGACTGA
- the rsfS gene encoding ribosome silencing factor gives MTVTDRSQELINTAAQAAADKLAHDVVAYDVSDVLSITDAFLLASAPNDRQVKAIVDEIEERLSKELGAKPVRREGDREARWVLLDYVDIVVHVQHSEERVFYALERLWKDCPELELPEDAKATRGKAEEHAKLQAAEEAAELDGDWR, from the coding sequence GTGACCGTGACCGACCGCTCCCAGGAGCTCATCAACACCGCCGCCCAGGCGGCCGCCGACAAGCTGGCGCACGACGTCGTCGCCTACGACGTCAGTGACGTGCTGTCCATCACCGACGCCTTCCTGCTGGCCTCCGCGCCCAACGACCGCCAGGTCAAGGCGATCGTCGACGAGATCGAGGAGCGCCTCTCGAAGGAACTCGGCGCCAAGCCGGTGCGCCGCGAGGGCGACCGCGAGGCCCGCTGGGTCCTGCTCGACTACGTCGACATCGTCGTCCACGTCCAGCACAGCGAGGAGCGCGTCTTCTACGCCCTCGAGCGGCTGTGGAAGGACTGCCCCGAGCTCGAGCTGCCCGAGGACGCCAAGGCCACCCGCGGCAAGGCCGAGGAGCACGCCAAGCTGCAGGCGGCCGAGGAGGCGGCGGAACTGGACGGTGACTGGCGGTGA
- a CDS encoding LCP family protein encodes MNDRYDPGYGGDQYEVVGYDEYGRPVYQQVQAQQTQQSQQQAYDPYAQQGQQGQQHQQGYGYDPYGTAGQQPPPAYDYGTGPQQPGPAHGYDPYGSAQGTGHDPYGHAAAAAGAQSRVAEQTAQQTAHIPQQAGPAEGEQTPDREYHTEQFAFVEEPDGDSEDVIDWLKFTENRTERREEARRRARSRVIALVVVLALVAVGGVGYLWYAGKLPGLSSGDSATGTTTATGAQKRDVIVVHLHDTKSGATATALLVDNTTTKRGTTVLLPNSLALTSDDGSTTTLAKSVEDDGSDGTRDALDTVLGTDIQGTWRLDTPYLQNLVDLVGNIDVDTNTDVPDPGAKKKGAAPLVNKGQDQTLSGKMAVAYATYRAPGETENAQLERFGQVLQGVLRKLSSDPQAATTTIQTLQQILDPSLTDKDLGTFLAGLSDLAKGGDYKTDLLPVQSDGTLSAGTGAGIVKNVLGGTAKSPDKDAAVSVSVQNATGVKDNTGKARVVLLNGGFTFLEGGTAAARATSEVVYGDAADKANAVEVAKTLGLPTSSVTKGRLSGSADVSVVLGQDYKPSSD; translated from the coding sequence GTGAACGACCGATACGACCCGGGGTACGGGGGCGACCAGTACGAGGTCGTCGGCTACGACGAGTACGGCCGGCCTGTCTACCAGCAGGTCCAGGCCCAGCAGACCCAGCAGTCCCAGCAGCAGGCGTACGACCCGTACGCCCAGCAGGGACAGCAGGGACAGCAGCACCAGCAGGGCTACGGCTACGACCCGTACGGCACGGCCGGGCAGCAGCCCCCGCCGGCGTACGACTACGGCACCGGCCCGCAGCAGCCCGGCCCCGCCCACGGCTACGACCCCTACGGCTCCGCGCAGGGCACCGGCCACGACCCCTACGGGCACGCCGCGGCCGCCGCCGGCGCGCAGTCCCGCGTCGCCGAGCAGACCGCTCAGCAGACCGCCCACATCCCGCAGCAGGCCGGCCCGGCGGAGGGCGAGCAGACGCCCGACCGGGAGTACCACACCGAGCAGTTCGCCTTCGTCGAGGAGCCGGACGGCGACTCCGAGGACGTCATCGACTGGCTGAAGTTCACCGAGAACCGCACCGAGCGCCGTGAGGAGGCCCGGCGCCGCGCCCGCAGCCGGGTCATCGCCCTGGTCGTCGTCCTCGCACTCGTCGCGGTCGGCGGCGTCGGCTACCTCTGGTACGCCGGGAAGCTGCCCGGCCTGTCCTCCGGAGACTCCGCGACGGGCACCACGACCGCCACGGGCGCCCAGAAACGCGACGTGATCGTCGTCCACCTGCACGACACCAAGAGCGGCGCCACCGCCACGGCCCTCCTCGTCGACAACACCACCACCAAGCGGGGCACCACCGTCCTGCTGCCCAATTCGCTCGCCCTGACCAGCGACGACGGCTCCACCACGACGCTCGCCAAGTCGGTCGAGGACGACGGCTCCGACGGCACCCGCGACGCGCTCGACACGGTCCTCGGCACCGACATCCAGGGCACCTGGCGCCTGGACACCCCCTACCTGCAGAACCTCGTCGACCTCGTCGGCAACATCGACGTCGACACCAACACCGACGTGCCCGACCCGGGCGCCAAGAAGAAGGGCGCGGCCCCCCTGGTCAACAAGGGCCAGGACCAGACCCTCAGCGGCAAGATGGCCGTCGCCTACGCCACCTACCGCGCCCCCGGCGAGACGGAGAACGCCCAGCTGGAGCGCTTCGGGCAGGTCCTGCAGGGTGTGCTGCGCAAGCTGTCCTCCGACCCGCAGGCCGCGACGACCACGATCCAGACGCTTCAGCAGATCCTGGATCCCTCCCTCACCGACAAGGACCTCGGCACCTTCCTCGCCGGGCTCTCCGACCTCGCCAAGGGCGGCGACTACAAGACGGACCTGCTGCCCGTCCAGAGCGACGGCACGCTCAGCGCCGGGACCGGGGCGGGGATCGTCAAGAACGTCCTCGGCGGCACCGCCAAGAGTCCCGACAAGGACGCCGCCGTCAGCGTCTCCGTCCAGAACGCCACCGGCGTCAAGGACAACACCGGCAAGGCCCGCGTCGTGCTCCTCAACGGCGGCTTCACCTTCCTGGAGGGCGGCACGGCCGCCGCCCGGGCCACGTCCGAGGTCGTCTACGGCGACGCGGCCGACAAGGCGAACGCCGTCGAGGTCGCCAAGACCCTCGGCCTGCCCACGAGCTCCGTCACCAAGGGCCGGCTCTCGGGCAGCGCCGACGTCTCCGTGGTCCTCGGCCAGGACTACAAGCCCTCGTCCGACTAG
- the nadD gene encoding nicotinate-nucleotide adenylyltransferase, protein MGEQDMPTGPANETPHDPAPDTASGTERHSEPRRAATAPRQIDGPGKSPSRPGKRRLGVMGGTFDPIHHGHLVAASEVAAAFHLDEVVFVPTGQPWQKSHRSVSPAEDRYLMTVIATAENPQFSVSRIDIDRGGPTYTVDTLRDLRALNPDTDLFFITGADALAQILTWRDSAELFSLAHFIGVTRPGHHLDDTGLPEGGVSLVEVPALAISSTDCRARVAKGDPIWYLVPDGVVRYIDKRELYRGE, encoded by the coding sequence ATGGGAGAGCAGGACATGCCTACCGGTCCGGCGAACGAGACGCCGCACGACCCGGCACCGGACACGGCGAGCGGCACCGAGCGACACTCGGAGCCCCGCCGTGCCGCCACGGCGCCCCGCCAGATCGACGGCCCCGGCAAGAGCCCGTCGCGGCCGGGCAAGCGCCGCCTCGGCGTCATGGGCGGCACCTTCGACCCGATCCACCACGGGCACCTGGTGGCGGCCAGCGAGGTCGCCGCGGCGTTCCACCTCGACGAGGTGGTCTTCGTCCCGACCGGCCAGCCCTGGCAGAAGAGCCACCGCAGCGTCTCCCCGGCCGAGGACCGCTACCTGATGACGGTCATCGCGACCGCCGAGAACCCGCAGTTCTCCGTGAGCCGCATCGACATCGACCGCGGCGGCCCCACCTACACCGTGGACACGCTGCGCGACCTGCGCGCGCTCAACCCCGACACGGACCTCTTCTTCATCACCGGCGCCGACGCCCTCGCCCAGATCCTCACCTGGCGGGACTCGGCGGAGCTGTTCTCCCTCGCGCACTTCATCGGGGTGACCCGGCCGGGCCACCACCTCGACGACACCGGACTTCCCGAGGGCGGCGTCTCGCTCGTGGAGGTCCCCGCCCTCGCCATCTCCTCCACGGACTGCCGTGCGAGAGTCGCCAAGGGCGATCCCATCTGGTACCTGGTGCCGGACGGTGTCGTGCGCTATATCGACAAGCGCGAGCTGTACCGCGGCGAGTGA
- a CDS encoding M48 family metallopeptidase, producing the protein MSDGHEHNGHEHVPSRQRRRFPGISSRTYEHPADRSALVALRKLSGFDTVFKALSGLLPERSLRLLFLSDSVRVSDQQFSHLNVMLRDACYILDLEKVPPMYVTQDPQPNAMCIGLDEPIIVVTTGLVELLDEEEMRAVVGHEVGHALSGHSVYRTILLFLTSLAVRVAWIPLGNLAIMAIVTGLREWFRKSELSADRAGLLVGQDLQASMRGLMKIAGGNHLHQMNVDAFLEQAEEYEAGGDLRDSVLKILNVLPRSHPFTTVRAAELKKWAESRDYQRIMDGHYPRRDEDQETSVRDSWRESANHYSTHVKNSKDPLMKLVTDLAGGAGDLGDRVRRGFGGFTNPTAQKPPRGPETPGSSDTPGDDRPPRDDS; encoded by the coding sequence ATGTCCGACGGCCACGAGCACAACGGGCACGAGCATGTGCCCAGCAGGCAGCGCAGGCGCTTCCCCGGAATCTCCTCGCGTACGTACGAGCACCCGGCCGACCGCTCCGCCCTGGTGGCCCTGCGCAAGCTGAGCGGTTTCGACACGGTGTTCAAGGCGCTCAGCGGCCTGCTCCCCGAGCGCAGTCTGCGGCTGCTGTTCCTGTCCGACTCGGTACGGGTCTCCGACCAGCAGTTCTCGCACCTGAACGTGATGCTGCGCGACGCCTGCTACATCCTGGACCTGGAGAAGGTCCCGCCGATGTACGTCACCCAGGACCCGCAGCCGAACGCGATGTGCATCGGCCTGGACGAGCCGATCATCGTCGTCACCACGGGGCTCGTCGAGCTGCTCGACGAGGAGGAGATGCGGGCGGTCGTCGGCCACGAGGTGGGGCACGCGCTGTCCGGCCACTCGGTGTACCGGACCATCCTGCTGTTCCTGACCAGCCTCGCCGTCCGGGTCGCGTGGATCCCGCTGGGCAACCTCGCGATCATGGCGATCGTGACCGGGCTGCGCGAGTGGTTCCGCAAGTCGGAGCTGTCGGCGGACCGCGCGGGGCTGCTGGTGGGGCAGGACCTGCAGGCGTCCATGCGCGGCCTGATGAAGATCGCGGGCGGCAACCACCTGCACCAGATGAACGTGGACGCGTTCCTCGAGCAGGCCGAGGAGTACGAGGCGGGCGGCGACCTGCGCGACTCCGTGCTGAAGATCCTGAACGTGCTGCCCCGCTCCCACCCGTTCACCACGGTGCGGGCGGCCGAGCTGAAGAAGTGGGCCGAGTCGCGGGACTACCAGCGGATCATGGACGGGCACTACCCGCGCCGCGACGAGGACCAGGAGACCTCGGTCCGGGACTCCTGGCGGGAGTCGGCGAACCACTACTCGACCCACGTGAAGAACTCCAAGGACCCGCTGATGAAGCTGGTCACGGACCTCGCGGGCGGCGCCGGCGACCTGGGCGACCGGGTCCGCCGCGGCTTCGGCGGCTTCACCAACCCGACCGCCCAGAAGCCGCCCCGCGGCCCGGAGACACCGGGTTCGTCGGACACGCCGGGAGACGACCGGCCACCGCGCGACGACAGCTGA